DNA from Granulicella arctica:
GGGCTGTAGCGGAAGAATGGATTGCTTCAAAGGCATCGCTCTTGAACTTATGCTTAGTTGCCATTGCAAATCTCCGTCCAGTCATGATCTTGTATAAGCCGATGCACCTGCTTCGGCGTGAGTGTTCCGTAGGCCTTCACCAGCTTGCGAAACTCAACTAGCTCATCGTCGTCAATGTTCGCCCGATCTTGCTTCGCGAACAGATACTCGTAGACCCAGAATGTTCCAACCTTCGCGAGAATGATCGAACGGTATTGGTTTTTCTTTAGGCGCTTCTTGTAGACGCCACCGCCCAAATCGTCGGCTTGTCCAAGTGCAACCTGCGAAATCGCGGAGCAAAGCTCATCGTCCGTGATGTGCGCCTTTCGTGCTGC
Protein-coding regions in this window:
- a CDS encoding type II toxin-antitoxin system RelE/ParE family toxin, translated to MATSSTNYVRAFKTSWFAKAARKAHITDDELCSAISQVALGQADDLGGGVYKKRLKKNQYRSIILAKVGTFWVYEYLFAKQDRANIDDDELVEFRKLVKAYGTLTPKQVHRLIQDHDWTEICNGN